In the genome of Desulfofalx alkaliphila DSM 12257, one region contains:
- a CDS encoding stalk domain-containing protein → MSTAKVVLAGFLALFLLACPLSLQAEEPALRVLAGSGIPEKADGPPQKAGFNTPYGLAMDSQGRIYVADCYNNSIRVIANGMVGTAAGSSKGTDFYGFPLGGLADGHVDKAIFNKPRAVVVDGQGTIYVADTGNNVIRKISQGKVTTYAGTGKAGFRNGSVREAQFNAPSGLALDKAGNLYVADTLNNVIRQISPQGFVTTYAGKNTGEAGYRDGSLAEAEFNEPAALAMDSQDNLYIADSGNQLIRKIVKDRVETVAGTQGTLLSGTNYIQGSFKDGSRTEAAFNFPKGITVLENGTLIIADTWNSRIRAVLNNGQVITLVGTGENGKAPGPLYQAVLGSPVGVAYYNKNLYIADADNNLIWQMPLNPTELKAIPNFASPSEEIQLWVNGVRLELNANNKPYIQEGRTILPLRAICQNLGCRVDWTADGAIIITKGNWQKVFTARDPNLQNNNGYTMVGLRYLAESMGYKVEWVPKYRAVTVTDSLGVE, encoded by the coding sequence ATGAGTACTGCTAAGGTGGTGCTTGCGGGCTTTCTGGCTTTGTTCTTACTGGCTTGCCCTCTTTCTCTTCAGGCCGAAGAACCGGCCTTGAGGGTTCTGGCCGGCAGCGGTATACCGGAAAAGGCCGATGGCCCGCCTCAGAAAGCAGGCTTCAACACTCCCTATGGCTTGGCCATGGACAGTCAGGGTCGGATCTATGTGGCTGACTGCTACAACAATAGTATCAGGGTTATTGCCAATGGTATGGTGGGTACGGCGGCAGGCAGCAGCAAGGGCACCGACTTCTATGGCTTTCCCCTGGGGGGCTTGGCCGATGGACATGTGGACAAGGCCATATTTAACAAACCCCGGGCGGTGGTTGTTGACGGTCAGGGTACAATCTATGTGGCCGATACAGGAAACAACGTCATTCGAAAAATTTCTCAAGGGAAGGTAACCACCTATGCCGGAACAGGGAAGGCGGGTTTCAGAAACGGATCGGTCAGGGAGGCGCAGTTCAATGCCCCTAGCGGATTAGCCCTCGACAAGGCCGGTAATCTTTATGTAGCCGATACCTTAAATAATGTGATCCGGCAAATTTCGCCCCAAGGTTTTGTCACCACCTATGCCGGAAAGAACACAGGAGAGGCGGGGTACCGGGACGGGTCTTTGGCTGAGGCTGAATTCAACGAGCCTGCAGCCCTGGCCATGGACAGTCAGGACAATTTATATATAGCTGACAGCGGTAACCAATTAATTCGCAAGATAGTTAAAGACCGGGTGGAAACTGTGGCCGGAACCCAAGGGACACTGTTATCAGGAACAAACTACATTCAAGGTAGCTTTAAGGACGGTTCAAGGACTGAAGCAGCTTTTAATTTCCCCAAGGGCATAACTGTTCTGGAAAACGGGACGTTGATTATTGCTGATACCTGGAATTCCCGGATTAGAGCTGTCCTTAACAATGGTCAGGTAATCACCCTGGTGGGTACCGGTGAAAACGGCAAGGCTCCTGGTCCCCTTTACCAGGCTGTTTTGGGCAGCCCTGTAGGTGTGGCTTATTATAATAAGAATTTATACATTGCAGATGCAGACAATAACCTTATTTGGCAGATGCCCCTCAATCCCACTGAGTTGAAGGCCATCCCCAACTTTGCTTCTCCTTCGGAAGAGATTCAGCTTTGGGTCAATGGCGTCAGATTGGAGCTGAATGCCAATAACAAACCTTATATTCAGGAGGGACGGACCATATTGCCCCTGCGGGCTATCTGTCAGAACCTGGGATGCCGGGTTGATTGGACTGCTGACGGGGCAATTATCATAACCAAAGGAAACTGGCAAAAGGTGTTTACTGCCCGGGATCCAAACTTGCAGAACAATAACGGCTATACAATGGTTGGTTTGCGCTACTTGGCTGAGAGCATGGGTTATAAAGTAGAGTGGGTGCCCAAGTACCGGGCCGTTACCGTTACGGATAGTTTGGGGGTGGAATAA